Genomic DNA from Leucobacter triazinivorans:
CCGCCACCAGGGCAAGGGGGAGCAGTGGACCCGCTGGTTCGACCAGTTCATCTTCTGGGGCTCGGTCCTGCCGCCCCTCCTGTGGGGCGTCGCGTTCGCAAACCTCGCACAGGGGCTGCCGATCGTGCCGCTCGAGAACGGCGGATGGATCTACGAGGGCACGCTGCTCACGCTCCTCAACCCGTACGGGCTGCTCGGCGGGCTCACGATGCTGCTCATCTCGTTCACGCACGGGCTCGTGTTCGTGTCGCTGAAGACCACGGGAGAGATGCGGGATCGGGCGCGGGCGCTCGCCACCCGCGTCGGGATCGGCGCGATCCTCGCCGGGGCCGGATTCCTCGTCTGGACCATCGCGCAGCACCTCGACAGCAGCACGCTGTGGATCATCGTGCTCTGCTCGTCGGTCGCCGCGGTCGCGCTGATCGGCGGGTGGATCGCGAATCTGCTCGGGCGCGAGGGGTGGGCGTTCACGGGCAACGCGACGGCCATCGCGTTCGCGCTGCTCGCGATCTTCATGGCGATGTTCCCCAACCTGATGCACTCGAGCATCGATCCGGCCTACTCGATGTCGATCGCCGGCGCGGCGAGCTCGCAGAAGACCCTCGAACTCATGACCTGGGTCGCGGGATTCACCATGCCGCTCGTGCTCGCCTACCAGGGATGGACGTACTGGGTGTTCCGCAAGCGCCTCACCCGCGAGGCCATTCCCACCGCAGCGCACTAGCCGGCCGCGCGGGCGCGCGGGGAGACCCGTCCGCCCGCGACTCCGCAATAGGATCTCTCTGATGAAGCCTTTCGACCCGCGGCTCCTGCGCCACGCGCGCGCCGCCCGCGGCGTGCTGCTCGCGGGCGCCCTCCTGGGAGTGCTGCGCACACTCGCCATCCTCGTCTGGAGCTGGTGTCTCGCGCAGGCGCTCACGACCGTGATGCTCCCGGTGCTCGGCGGCGCGGGTGGCGCGGCCGGCCGCATCCCCGAGGGGGCGTACGCGCGCGATGCACTGCCGTGGCTCGTCGGGGGCGCGTTCGCGGCCCTCTGCGTGCGCTCGGCCGCTTCGTGGGGGATGGACGCGGTGGCGGCGCGCGGAGCGGTTCGAGTGAAGGCCCAGCTGCGGGCCGCGGCGCTCGACGCCCTCGACGCCCGCTCGCCGCTGCGGGACGCGGGCGCTGCTCAGGACGCGGGCTCCGCTCCGGCCGCGGGCTCTGCTCCGGCCGCGGGCGCCGCTCCGGCCGCGGGCGCCGATCCGGCCGCGAGCTCTGCTGCCGGGCTCGCCACGGTGCTCGGCCGCGGGCTCGACGCGCTCGACGGCTATTTCTCCGGCTACCTGCCGCAACTGATCCTCACCGCCATCGCCACTCCGCTGCTCGTCGCCGCGGTGCTGCTCGCCGACCCCGTGAGCGGCGTCACCGTGCTCATCGTGTTCCCCGTGATCCCGCTGTTCATGATCCTGATCGGTCTCGCCACGCAGGCGGTCCAGGATCGGCAGTGGGCTCAGCTGCAGCGTCTCTCGACCGCCTTCCTCGACGTGGTCTCGGGTCTCGCGACGCTCAAGATCTTCGGCCGCGAGCAGCGCCAGTCGGCGCGGATCGCTCGGGAGACCGACGAGTACCGCTCCCGCACGATGAAGGTGCTGCGGGTGACCTTCCTCTCGGGCTTCGTCCTCGACCTGGCGGGCACCTTCTCCATCGCCCTCGTGGCGGTCACGGTGGGCACTCGCCTCGTGAACGGCGAGTTCCCGCTCGGGCTCGGCCTCTTCGTGCTCCTCCTGCTCCCGGAGGTGTTCATTCCGATCCGCCAGGTGGGCGCGGCCTTCCACGCATCGACCGAGGGGCTCGCGGCCTCGGGCCGCGTGTTCGCGATCATCGAGGACGGCGCCGACCCTTCCCCGGGCCCTGGTGTCCACGCTGCCCCGGGCCCTGGTGTCCATGCTGCCCCGGGCCCTGGTGTCCATGCTGCCCCGGGCCGAGATCCCGATTCTCGTCGTGCACTGTCCGCGGGGGCGACCGAAAATGGGATCTCGGGCCAGATGCGGGCGGAGAGCGTCATACGTTTCGACGAGGTGAGCGTCTCCCGGGGCGGCAGGCGCGTCGTGGGGCCCGTGACGTTCGACGTGGCCGCGGGTGAGGTCGTGGCGCTCTCGGGGCCGTCCGGCGCCGGCAAGTCGACGCTGCTCGCGGCGCTGCTCGGCTTCGTGCCCGTCGCGCAGGGCCGCATCTCGCTCGCGGGCGAGGCGGCGTGGTCGGGGCAGCGCGCGGGCCTGCTCCAGGGTACGATCGCCGAGAACGTCGCGCTCGGATCCGGCCGGCCCGATCCCGAGCTCGTGCGCCGCGCGCTCATCGCCGCGGGCCTGCCGGACGCCGATCCCGACCGCACGCTGGGAGCCTCCGGATCGGGCCTCTCGGGCGGTCAGGCGCAGCGGGTGTCGATCGCCCGAGCGCTCTACCGCGCGTGGACGCGGGACGCTTGCGCCCTGCTGCTCGACGAGCCGAGCTCGGCACTCGACGCCGCGGCCGAGGCGATCCTCTGCCGCGCCCTGCGGTCCGAAGCCGACGCTGGTCGCGCCGTGCTCGTGGTGAGCCATCGGAGGGCGCTGCTCGCCGCCGCCGACCGTGTGGTGCGGATCGAGGCCCCGGCACGGGTGGAGGCAGGTGCATGAGCGCCACGAGAACCACTGTCCGTTCGCCGCGTCGCGCGGTGCTCGCGCGTGCGATGCCCGATCGCCGGCGTCGCCTGCCCGGGCTCCTGCTCGGCGTGCTGTCCGACGTCTGCGTGGTCGGCCTCCTCGGCCTCAGCATGTGGCTGATCGTACGGGCCGCCGAGCAGCCCCCGATCCTGCACCTCACCTTCGCGATCGTGGGCGTGCGCGCGCTCGCGATCGGCCGCGCCGCATTCCGGTATGCGGAGCGGCTGTTCAGCCACGATGCCGCACTCGCGCAGCTCGCCTCGCTGCGGGCGCAGACGTTCGATGCGCTGGTGCCCCGCGTGCCGGGGGCGATCGAGTCGCACCGGCGCGGAGAGGTGCTCGCGGCGTTCGTCGACGATGTGGACCAGCTGCAGGACGAGCCGCTGCGCGTGCGTCAACCCCTGATCGTGAGCGCGGTCGTCGTCGCACTCAGCGTCGTCCTGGTGTCGCTCATCTCGCCGCTGGGGGGCGCGGTGCTCCTGGCCATGCTGCTGCTCTCCGGGGGCGTGTCCGTGCTGCTCGCAGGGCGCATGGCCGGTGCGTACGACCGGGATCTCAGCGAGGCCCGCGCGGCCCTCGTCGATGCGCTGCTCGAGCGCTTCGCCGCGGCAGAGGTGCTCGCCGCATACGGCGCGCTGCCGCAGCAGCGGCGCCGGATCGACGCCGCGGAGCAGCGTCTCTCGGCGGTGCAGGTGCGGCGGTCGCGCTCGACCGGGCTGACCGGGGCGCTGCTCGCGCTGGGGGCCGGCCTCGCCTCGCTGCTGGTCTTCGCCCTGCTGCTGCCGCAGCTGGACACCGCGGGCCTGTCCGCTCCGCTCTTCGCGGCGGTCGTGGTCGTGCCGGCCGCCGTGTTCGAGGTGTTCGCCCAGGTGCCCGCCGCCATCGCCGCCCGACGGGCTGTCGCGGCGAGCGCCGATCGCGTGGCGGCGCTCACCGGCGCGGCGCTGCCGAGCGAGCTGGTGGTCGATCCGGTGGTCGATCCTGTGGCGTCCGACGCCGATGCATCCCAACGGTTCGACGATTCGCAGGCGCGTCTTGCGCACGCGGACCCGTCGGCGCCGCTCATCGCGGTGCGGGATCTGGCCGTCCGTCACCCCGGTGCCGCGCGCGACGCGGTGCAGGGCGTCGGTTTCGCACTGCGTGCCGGCGAGACCCTCGTCGTGACCGGGGAGAGCGGGGCAGGCAAGAGCACCCTCGCACTCGCGCTGGTGCGCTTTCTCGCGTACCGGGGCTCGTACCGGCTGCGCGGCATCGAGGCCGATCAGCTGTCGGCGGTCGCGGTGCGCCGCGAGGTCGGACTCTGCGAGCAGACCCCGCACCTCTTCGACGCCGATCTGCGTCAGAACCTCAAGTTCGCGCGCGAGACCGCGACCGACGACGAGCTGCTCGCGGTGCTCGACCGGGTGGGGCTCGGGGAGTGGGCGCGGGATCGCGGCGGCCTCGACGCGCCGGTCGGCGAGCACGGGTCGCTCGTCTCGGGCGGGCAGGCGCAGCGCATCGCGCTCGCGCGCGCGATCCTCGCCGACTTTCCGGTGGTGGTGCTCGACGAGCCCACCGCGGGCGTGGACCGGGAACTCGCCGATCGGCTGATCGTCGATCTCCTCGGCGCGGTGCCCGCCGACCGGGCGGTGATCCTCATCACGCACACGGATCTGCCGCCGGGGATCACGGCGACTCGTCTTCGGCTCTGAGCGCAGTGTCCGCGGGATCGTGCTTCCGCGGGCGTCCTCGGCGCGGCAGGGGCCCGGCTCCCGGATCGCGCCCGGCCTCGGCGAGCGCGCGTCGCAGAAGCACCTCGATCTGCGCGTTCACGGAGCGCAGATCGTCGGCGGCCCACTTCGCGACCGCGGCGTGCACGG
This window encodes:
- the cydB gene encoding cytochrome d ubiquinol oxidase subunit II codes for the protein MDLTTLWFFIVGALLIGYFVLDGFDFGVGMSLPVLGRDDTDRRVIINTIGPVWDLNETWLIVAGAALFAAFPEWYATMFSGFYLALLLILVALILRGVSFEYRHQGKGEQWTRWFDQFIFWGSVLPPLLWGVAFANLAQGLPIVPLENGGWIYEGTLLTLLNPYGLLGGLTMLLISFTHGLVFVSLKTTGEMRDRARALATRVGIGAILAGAGFLVWTIAQHLDSSTLWIIVLCSSVAAVALIGGWIANLLGREGWAFTGNATAIAFALLAIFMAMFPNLMHSSIDPAYSMSIAGAASSQKTLELMTWVAGFTMPLVLAYQGWTYWVFRKRLTREAIPTAAH
- the cydD gene encoding thiol reductant ABC exporter subunit CydD, coding for MKPFDPRLLRHARAARGVLLAGALLGVLRTLAILVWSWCLAQALTTVMLPVLGGAGGAAGRIPEGAYARDALPWLVGGAFAALCVRSAASWGMDAVAARGAVRVKAQLRAAALDALDARSPLRDAGAAQDAGSAPAAGSAPAAGAAPAAGADPAASSAAGLATVLGRGLDALDGYFSGYLPQLILTAIATPLLVAAVLLADPVSGVTVLIVFPVIPLFMILIGLATQAVQDRQWAQLQRLSTAFLDVVSGLATLKIFGREQRQSARIARETDEYRSRTMKVLRVTFLSGFVLDLAGTFSIALVAVTVGTRLVNGEFPLGLGLFVLLLLPEVFIPIRQVGAAFHASTEGLAASGRVFAIIEDGADPSPGPGVHAAPGPGVHAAPGPGVHAAPGRDPDSRRALSAGATENGISGQMRAESVIRFDEVSVSRGGRRVVGPVTFDVAAGEVVALSGPSGAGKSTLLAALLGFVPVAQGRISLAGEAAWSGQRAGLLQGTIAENVALGSGRPDPELVRRALIAAGLPDADPDRTLGASGSGLSGGQAQRVSIARALYRAWTRDACALLLDEPSSALDAAAEAILCRALRSEADAGRAVLVVSHRRALLAAADRVVRIEAPARVEAGA
- the cydC gene encoding thiol reductant ABC exporter subunit CydC, producing MSATRTTVRSPRRAVLARAMPDRRRRLPGLLLGVLSDVCVVGLLGLSMWLIVRAAEQPPILHLTFAIVGVRALAIGRAAFRYAERLFSHDAALAQLASLRAQTFDALVPRVPGAIESHRRGEVLAAFVDDVDQLQDEPLRVRQPLIVSAVVVALSVVLVSLISPLGGAVLLAMLLLSGGVSVLLAGRMAGAYDRDLSEARAALVDALLERFAAAEVLAAYGALPQQRRRIDAAEQRLSAVQVRRSRSTGLTGALLALGAGLASLLVFALLLPQLDTAGLSAPLFAAVVVVPAAVFEVFAQVPAAIAARRAVAASADRVAALTGAALPSELVVDPVVDPVASDADASQRFDDSQARLAHADPSAPLIAVRDLAVRHPGAARDAVQGVGFALRAGETLVVTGESGAGKSTLALALVRFLAYRGSYRLRGIEADQLSAVAVRREVGLCEQTPHLFDADLRQNLKFARETATDDELLAVLDRVGLGEWARDRGGLDAPVGEHGSLVSGGQAQRIALARAILADFPVVVLDEPTAGVDRELADRLIVDLLGAVPADRAVILITHTDLPPGITATRLRL